CATAAAGTAGTTTATATTAGTGGTGGCCTTTTGTCATCCTAACGAGGCCATATTTGGCGGCTAATCTATCTTCTCAGATGGATTGGGTACTCAAATCAATATGGAAGGGATTACATATTATAACAAACTAATTGATGCGCTTGTTAAAAAAGGTATGGACTCATTTGTTTTGTTGGCTTGCTTTTGCTTCAAGTGAAGCTAATGGGACATATGTTTTTCTTCCTTGTAGGTATCCAGCCGTATGCGACATTGTATCATTGGGATCTTCCTTTGCATCTTCATAACTCAATGGGAGGGTGGTTAAGTAAGCAAATTATGTAagttctatttccttttcttgctgGCAAAGATCAAGCTGCGGCTCCTCTGCAGAAGCATACATCAGTGTAACCAACAAGTTAATAGCTTTTAACTGTTATGATTTGATTTTATGATATCAAATTATGTTTTTGACTTTCAGATCCTCATTTTTTTACTGTCCGTCAACCTCAAATAGGATGAGTGAGTAGTCAGAATATATTCCAATAGGTCTAGTATGTAATTGTTTGCGATTGTTGAGATCATATGAAGTAAGAGGTGGTAGCAATTGCAGCAGTGTTGAACTAATGCTGGATGTGATAGACGTGTATTTGGTGGTGGTTAAATAAAGTAATCATAGATGGAGACTGGATAGAGAATATGTCATTAAAGTTGCATAGCAACATGAAGGAATGAAAAATTTTCGTCACTCATGAAGATGAATCAACTTGAGGAGCCTTCCGTACCGTGACCGCTATTTGATTAATGTGTTTTGAAGGACCTTTTTAATGGTGTTCTTCGTTTTCTTtgtgtccttttctttttccactttttttatGTAGAAGGGGGAGGATTGGTGAAATTAGGTGTAATCATTGTGTTTGGCATTGAGTTGCTTCTCTCAAGTATCAATCTGTGGGATGGTcgcttttctcttttctgtatGACACTATATGAACTACTTTTCAACAGTGCAGACACGTTTTAGAAGTCTTTGACAACTAAGGTTTGTTCTTACTCAAGGTGTGCAACAACCAGGATATGTAATATGGCAATCCTTATCGTTTGAGGCTTGTGACTGGCTAAAATATCCCTTGGGGGCCATCAAAAGCCCTGTGAATCACATAATAAGTTCTTTGAGAAAATCGCCGGACTTGCTTAATTTTCCTGGAGACATATTTGGTCTAAATATTTGTTTGGTTCGCTTCCCTTCTGTTTCTATTTAACTCCAAGTTGAATGTGAGACTGAGAGTCATGTTCATTATGATGTTCAAATATTGGTTCAAAAGATAAGTGTGCATAAAGTGATTGATTCCTGTTTTTGTTTCTGCCGGACACCAAGAAATTGGTTTGCAACATATGCGGAAACATGCTTTGCAAATTTTGGTGATCGAGTAAAGAACTGGATTACGATCAATGAACCCCTCCAAACTGCGGTCAATGGGTATGGTATCGGCATATTTGCTCCTGGAAGGTGTGAACATTCCAATACTGAACCATACTTGGTCGCGCACCACCAGCTCCTGGCACATGCTGCTGCTGTCTCAGTGTATAGGAAGAAATACAGGGTAAACACTTTCATACTATAGCTAGTGTATGTCTGTGTGCTTAGTCTTAAATGGTGGTGTCTGGCGTCACCTATTTCCCTCCCCACCaacccctcccccaaaaaaaaaagggaaaagtaaaaGGGAGATCATTCTTTTTATGGGCCAAAATATACTGGAGCAGATTTGTGATTAGATTTTGCTACTCTTAACAGAGATGACAGGGAATGCCCCAACTTTGAATGGTATTGAACATACAGAAGCAAAAGTTATTAACTGTTTTACTGTTGTGCCGAGCTTTCCTAGTCTGTTTGTGGATTTAGAGTTTGAAAGGGAAGGTGACAATTAGACTTACTTTGAGGAATGGGAGAAGTTTTAGAGGAAGATCTAAGTACCGAAAGGGAAATGGAGTTTGAATTAATATCATTCTACATGCACCCACCATTCGATAGTAGCGACCTCACCACGCATCATTGCCACCAGCCATTTTACTCAAATATGTAGTAAGCAATATCCTTCACAACTAGAGGAGaaatattcttcttttctttctctttcttggtaTCAACAACCTTAAGGACCATAGGTGCACCAACCGAGGCAGAGATTGGGGTGCAGTGACCGTACCCAAGATAGATTTGAACCGATGGTTGCGGAGAATAGGTGCAACAgggattcttttcttttggctctCATCCTTCATTCACAAGTGCCTACTTCTTTCCCTCTACACTTTTCCTACCGACAAATCATTAAAACAGGGGATAAGAGAGATACTATCGACTCCTAAATTTCTTGAAGAGAGTTTTGTCCTACAATTCCTCTCTTTATTGTGCCTGTTATAATTCACTGCAGGACCATCAAGGTGGGCAAATAGGTTTGGTGGTGGACTGTGAATGGGCAGAGGCTTACTCACAAAAGACGGAAGACAAAGAGGCTGCAGCAAGGCGTCTTGATTTTCAGCTTGGCTGGTGATTCTTCTGACATATATTTGATCTATTCCACAATGCCTggcttaatttttaaaattttgtcttCAAATTGACATCTTATTGATTAGCTTTTGGTTGGAGAGTGGCCACTTCTGTAGGGTTGTGTAATTGGTAACATGGCTTTCTATTCTTCAGTTTTATTCACAAActtaaagaaaaggaagatgaaTGTTGTTGGTGAATATCCTTGACTTTTGGACCACCATCCAGAACATATACCACTAAGCATATTGAGATAACTTCAAGACATGTAATGTACTTGTATATGGGCCACATGACACCGTCAACAACCTATCTAAAAACATAAATTGATCAATGGAAACGTGGTTCAGTATCTAACCATTATCCAATCCTTTTATTAAGTAGGGGGGACAAATTAACTTAAGCCCAGAGGGTCAAAATTGATTATAAATGAAAGACAATCAGGTAGCCTTGACGCTCCCCCTCTCTTTCACTCTAGTGCTGAATGGTTATTTTGTGCTTCTTCCATATTTACTTTAGGGCTCTTATCCTCAGTTTAGCATAAGAAAAAGTTCTTGCAGGTACCTCGACCCTATTTATTATGGAGACTATCCTAAAGTCATGCGTGAAAAACTTGGAGATCGGCTTCCTGAATTTTCTGAGGAAGACATCGAGTTGCTTAGAAACTCGGTGGACTTTGTTGGTCTAAATCACTATACAACCAGGTTTATAGCTCATGCAAGTGAAAGTCCTGAAGAAAGTGATTTCTACAAAGCTCAACAGATGAAGAGAATTGGTAATGTACAGATTAGCTTAGTATTTTCTTCTTTCGAGTGATGTTAAGATTTCAGATACTATACTCCATTTTAATCTCTTAATTTTACAGAAAAAGGGGAAGGAGGGGAAACTATTGGTGAAAaggtacctctctctctctctctctctctctctctctctctctctctctctctgtgttcaCGCGTGTGTATATGTTCATGTTGGCTGAGAAGATAAGTCATGCTACTTGGCTGGCTGAGTTGCTCC
The genomic region above belongs to Rhodamnia argentea isolate NSW1041297 chromosome 6, ASM2092103v1, whole genome shotgun sequence and contains:
- the LOC115748361 gene encoding beta-glucosidase 42 isoform X1, with translation MAEEEELEAERNSDRRHLSRSDFPPNFVFGVATSAYQIEGASGEGGRGASIWDDFSRVEGRIVDGSNGDVAVDHYHRYEEDIDLIAKLGFDAYRFSISWSRIYPDGLGTQINMEGITYYNKLIDALVKKGIQPYATLYHWDLPLHLHNSMGGWLSKQIINWFATYAETCFANFGDRVKNWITINEPLQTAVNGYGIGIFAPGRCEHSNTEPYLVAHHQLLAHAAAVSVYRKKYRDHQGGQIGLVVDCEWAEAYSQKTEDKEAAARRLDFQLGWYLDPIYYGDYPKVMREKLGDRLPEFSEEDIELLRNSVDFVGLNHYTTRFIAHASESPEESDFYKAQQMKRIEKGEGGETIGEKAASEWLYVVPWGIRKVLNYIVQRYNNPPIYVTENGMDDEDNDLSPLHEMLDDKLRTTYFKRYLAEVAQAVKDGADVRGYFAWSLLDNFEWAQGYTKRFGLIYVDYKNGLSRHPKSSAYWFLRFLKGDDGKSGKEE
- the LOC115748361 gene encoding beta-glucosidase 4 isoform X2 translates to MAEEEELEAERNSDRRHLSRSDFPPNFVFGVATSAYQIEGASGEGGRGASIWDDFSRVEGRIVDGSNGDVAVDHYHRYEEDIDLIAKLGFDAYRFSISWSRIYPDGLGTQINMEGITYYNKLIDALVKKGIQPYATLYHWDLPLHLHNSMGGWLSKQIINWFATYAETCFANFGDRVKNWITINEPLQTAVNGYGIGIFAPGRCEHSNTEPYLVAHHQLLAHAAAVSVYRKKYRDHQGGQIGLVVDCEWAEAYSQKTEDKEAAARRLDFQLGWYLDPIYYGDYPKVMREKLGDRLPEFSEEDIELLRNSVDFVGLNHYTTRFIAHASESPEESDFYKAQQMKRIEKGEGGETIGEKAASEWLYVVPWGIRKVLNYIVQRYNNPPIYVTENGIAKGWELLLLI